One segment of Anser cygnoides isolate HZ-2024a breed goose chromosome 5, Taihu_goose_T2T_genome, whole genome shotgun sequence DNA contains the following:
- the AKAP5 gene encoding A-kinase anchor protein 5, translating to MSDALTKKTDNTAQTKRGANMAKAAKEIQMENPKELETQSAGTTCSPSEEQAEKPSMLCFKKRKKSCKKGLTSKDACEGASAASEEKSQCIGTDPGEAKVSAQPRSSRGAWAAIKSLTRPRRKQKSSSRKKVPSDSQVQLEVDAEEGCTQGFPRKKASSGVKMPCVRFSRGKKKRSPSEVVEESEGSVQANEEMGISNKAIEETEELAPAEEPSRAEPSSPLPAEEDREDKGTVEEGADAGRKSEPLAESRPDMDEHAEHTTQLEITSSEAVDEHAQHTTQSQITSSEAADEQAEHTTQSEITSSVAVDEHAEHTTQSEITSSEAVDEHAEHTTQLEITSSEAADEHAEHTTQLEITSSEAVDEHAEHTTQSEITSSVAVDEPVQEQLPEGSPQQTAVHVEEREVPAEAPVSTEQPNSTPEITEVQEIANICKELPEGDESERNTNLPEECKAEETVMDFSQSAFKDEAASVQSSSSHQEKPEVNMGTCVGIVITVTEAVDSDNNDSDQDYEPTLVLHHNKQKGNKKSSGSFDFGQKEGPEAGSSALAEEKGLGDQGHRTSDQYELLLIETASSLVKAAIQSSIEQLVNEMALEQNKHNSFL from the coding sequence ATGTCTGATGCATTAACCAAGAAAACCGATAATACAGCACAGACAAAGAGAGGTGCAAATATGGCGAAGGCAGCTAAGGAAATTCAAATGGAGAACCCAAAAGAACTGGAGACCCAGAGCGCAGGGACAACGTGTTCCCCGTCAGAAGAACAGGCAGAAAAACCCTCCATGCTCTGTTTCAAGAAGCGGAAGAAGTCCTGTAAGAAGGGTCTGACCTCAAAGGATGCATGTGAAGGAGCTTCTGCGGCCTCGGAGGAGAAAAGCCAATGCATCGGCACAGACCCAGGGGAGGCAAAAGTTTCTGCTCAACCACGATCTTCCAGGGGAGCCTGGGCAGCTATAAAAAGTCTCACAAGACCTCgaagaaagcaaaaatcctCTTCACGGAAGAAGGTGCCCTCTGATTCCCAGGTGCAGCTGGAGGTAGATGCCGAGGAGGGCTGCACACAAGGTTTCCCAAGGAAAAAGGCAAGCTCAGGTGTGAAGATGCCCTGCGTACGGTTTTCaagaggcaagaaaaagcgTAGCCCCTCTGAGGTAGTGGAGGAGTCAGAGGGCAGTGTCCAGGCAAACGAAGAGATGGGCATTTCGAATAAAGCCATTGAGGAGACAGAGGAGCTGGCGCCGGCAGAGGAGCCAAGCAGAGCTGAGCCTTCCAGCCCACTCCCTGCGGAGGAGGACCGGGAGGACAAGGGTACGGTAGAAGAAGGGGCTGATGCTGGTAGGAAGAGTGAGCCCTTGGCAGAGTCCAGGCCTGACATGGATGAACACGCAGAGCACACCACTCAGTTGGAAATCACCAGTTCAGAGGCAGTTGATGAACACGCACAGCACACCACTCAGTCCCAAATCACCAGTTCAGAGGCAGCTGATGAACAGGCAGAACACACCACTCAGTCAGAAATCACCAGTTCAGTGGCAGTCGATGAACATGCAGAACACACCACTCAGTCAGAAATCACCAGTTCAGAGGCAGTCGATGAACATGCAGAGCACACCACTCAGTTGGAAATCACCAGTTCAGAGGCAGCTGATGAACACGCAGAACACACCACTCAGTTGGAAATCACCAGTTCAGAGGCAGTCGATGAACATGCAGAACACACCACTCAGTCAGAAATCACCAGTTCAGTGGCAGTTGATGAACCCGTCCAGGAACAGCTGCCTGAGGGGAGTCCGCAGCAAACTGCAGTGCACGTGGAAGAGAGGGAAGTCCCTGCCGAAGCACCGGTTTCCACAGAGCAGCCCAACAGCACCCCTGAAATCACTGAGGTGCAGGAAATAGCTAATATCTGCAAAGAGCTGCCTGAAGGGGATGAATCAGAGAGGAACACAAATCTTCCCGAGGAGTGCAAAGCTGAAGAGACCGTAATGGATTTCAGTCAGTCAGCATTTAAAGATGAGGCAGCGAGcgtgcagagcagctccagccacCAGGAGAAACCCGAAGTCAACATGGGCACCTGCGTCGGCATCGTCATCACCGTCACCGAAGCCGTGGACTCTGACAACAACGACTCTGACCAGGACTATGAGCCGACCCTGGTTTTGCACCACAATAAgcaaaaagggaataaaaaatcAAGTGGGAGCTTTGATTTTGGTCAAAAAGAGGGCCCTGAGGCTGGCAGCAGTGCTCTGGCAGAGGAGAAAGGCCTGGGTGACCAGGGGCACAGGACTTCGGATCAGTACGAGTTGCTCCTCATAGAAACAGCGTCTTCCCTCGTGAAGGCGGCCATCCAGTCATCCATAGAGCAGCTGGTCAACGAGATGGCTCTGGAACAGAACAAACACAACAGTTTCCTGTGA